Part of the Aciduliprofundum boonei T469 genome is shown below.
GAAATACGAGTTTGGTTAGATGGAAAAGAGCAGCAGGGCTTATCTTCTCTTCGAGGGCAAATATCTGGCGCGTCAATTTTCTCTCAATTATGTCACTTTCATGCTCAACTTTATGCAACTCGTGCACTACTTTCTTCGCATTCTCTCTCTCCTTTTCCAAGAACGATGACTCAATCACAGTATTCAAAGCATCTATTGCCTTGCCAGAAATTTGTATGGACTCTAATGCCTTCGCAAATAGTTCTCTAAAGGGATCTTCCAGCTCTTTGGGAATGGGCTTCTCCCTCAATGATAGCCACTCTGTAACATCCTGAATCAAATCCACGACTTTGTCCATCTCTGAGAGAAGTGAGAGAAAAACTCCGCGGTCAACGGGCATCCAGACTCCTTTAGGTAGATGATTCCTTATATTGCTCTTGATGTAATCCGCTTTAAGCTCCATATCTTCAATTACCTTTTTTGCCTTTTCAAAATCCTCATAATTGCCTTTTAAATAATCCTCAAACGCATCTTTAAGCATCTGGGCAGCCTCTTCTACTATTTTGGCGTGGTCTATGAGCGCCTCAAAAGGTGATTTTCTAAGCGTCTCAATTATTGGAGTTCTTATAAATTTCATTTTCAATCACCCCAAGAATATATACCTAAACAATAAAAATATTCCTGCGGAAAATGCCATCGCTACGGGAAGGGTAAACACCCAAGAAAGAAGTATATTC
Proteins encoded:
- a CDS encoding TIGR00153 family protein; this encodes MKFIRTPIIETLRKSPFEALIDHAKIVEEAAQMLKDAFEDYLKGNYEDFEKAKKVIEDMELKADYIKSNIRNHLPKGVWMPVDRGVFLSLLSEMDKVVDLIQDVTEWLSLREKPIPKELEDPFRELFAKALESIQISGKAIDALNTVIESSFLEKERENAKKVVHELHKVEHESDIIERKLTRQIFALEEKISPAALFHLTKLVFLLGDIANHAENAGDRIRALIAR